The following DNA comes from Pseudomonas triticicola.
CGGCGATCAGAGTGAAGGCATCAGCGTGCGCGGCATCGCCTTCGACACCATGCTCGAGTCCTACGTACTCAACTCCACCGCAACCCGTCACGACATGGACAGCCTCGCGCAAAAGTATCTCGACCACACCACGGTGAGCTTCCAGGACATCGCCGGCAAAGGTGCCAAGCAGCTGACCTTCGACCAGATCGCCCTGGAACAGGCCGGGCCGTACGCCGCCGAAGACGCCGACATCACCCTGCGCCTGCACCAGACCCTGTTCGACAAGCTCAGCGCGATTCCGAGCCTGGCCAGCGTGCTGACCGACATTGAGATCCCGCTGGTGCCAGTGCTGGCGCGCATCGAACGCCAGGGTGCGTTTGTCGATGCCGAGTTGCTGGGCATTCAGAGCATCGAACTGGGCAACAAAATGGTCGCGCTGGAGCGTGAAGCCTTCGAAATCGCCGGGGAAGAATTCAACCTCGGCTCGCCGAAGCAGCTGGGCGTGATTCTTTATGAAAAGCTCGGCCTGCCGGTGCTGAAGAAAACCGCCAAAGGCCAGCCGTCCACCGCTGAAGAAGTGCTGGCGAAACTCGCCGAAGACGATCACCGCTTGCCGAAGGTGCTGATGGAGCACCGCTCGATGAGCAAGTTGAAAAGCACCTACACCGATCGCCTGCCGGAGCAGATCAACCCGCGCACCGGGCGCATCCACACCTCGTATCACCAGGCTGTGGCTTCGACCGGGCGCCTGTCCTCCAGTGATCCGAACCTGCAGAACATTCCGGTGCGCACTGCCGAAGGCCGACGCATTCGTCAGGCGTTCGTCGCACCCAAAGGCTACAAACTGCTGGCGGCAGACTATTCGCAGATCGAACTGCGGATCATGGCGCACCTGTCCCGCGATGAAGGTCTGATGAACGCCTTCCGCAACAATCTCGACGTGCACACTGCAACCGCTGCCGAAGTATTCAAGGTCGAGCTTGATCAAGTGACCTCCGACCAGCGCCGCAGCGCCAAGGCGATCAACTTCGGCCTGATCTACGGCATGGGCGCGCAGAAGCTCGGCAAGGACATCGGCGTCGACACCAAGACCGCCAAGGCTTACATCGACACCTACTTCGCCCGTTATCCAGGCGTGCGCGAATACATGGAGCGTACCCGCGCGCAAGCGGCGGATCAGGGTTACGTCGAAACTTTCTTCGGTCGTCGCCTGTACTTGCCGGAGATCAACTCGAACAAGCCGCAGGAACGCGCTGCTGCTGAACGTACGGCGATCAACGCGCCGATGCAGGGCACGGCAGCGGACATCATCAAGAAAGCCATGGTGGCTGTGGATCATTGGCTGGCGACGTCGGGTCTGGACGCGCGGGTCATCCTGCAAGTGCACGACGAACTGGTGCTGGAGGTTCGCGAGGATCTGGTCGAGCAGGTCAGCGCCGAAATTCGTACGCACATGAGCGAAGCGGCGAAACTGGATGTGCCGCTGCTGGTGGAAGTTGGCGTGGGCAACAACTGGGATGAGGCGCACTGAGTCATTGTTGCGCAACCGTCGCCGCGACCTACCGTCGCGGCAACTGCCGGGAATCCGGCTTAGATCGAAAGGCGCTTGAGGCTATTCCAAAGCTTTTTGAAAAAAATCTGAACTAATCTGTCGATCGAACACTCAGAGGTACTGAATGGCTGGTGAAGCCCTTCGATGCTCCTATGTTGTGTTAAGTGTTGGCAGATATCTGAACCCCGCCCTAGCGGTTCGGAACTTGAACCCCGGAATTTCTCCCTCCCCAATGAAATCCGGGGCTTTTTTTTCCAAAAAATCGGCTGTAGCGCGGCCATGCTGCGTTAAAAGCATCGCTAAAAATGCTCATTTAGGTCCCCTAAACTCCGCTTTTTAGCGCTACTTTGCCTTGCCTGGCCACACTACAACCAATTTTTCCCCATTCTGAATTTACTCGGCAGCGGCCTCGGCGCCTTTGTCTGCCAGTTCCATCCAGTCGGCCAGCACAGTGTAGGCCTCTTCCAGGCCCATGCGTTTTGGTGCGGAGAACAGTTGGATGGTGATCGAGTCGCCCCAGCCTTTGCGGATTTCCGACTGTACTTTCAGCAGGGTGTTCTTGGCTGCGCCGTAGGTGAGCTTGTCGGCCTTGGTCAGCAGGATGTGCATCGGCATGCCGGCGGCGACGGCCCAGTCGAGCATCAGCAGGTCGAAGTCGGTCATCGGATGGCGGATGTCCATCATCAGAATCAGACCTTTCAAACTCTCCCGACCACCGAGGTAAGCCTCGAGGTGGCGCTGCCAGTGTTGCTTGAGCGGGATCGGTACTTTTGCATAACCGTAGCCCGGCAGGTCGACCAGACGGCGATCATCGTCTAGCTTGAAGAAGTTCAACAGCTGTGTGCGACCCGGAGTTTTCGAGGTGCGCGCCAGGCTGGCGTGGGTCAGGGTGTTCAGCGCGCTGGATTTGCCAGCGTTGGAACGACCGGCAAACGCCACTTCGAAGCCTTCGTCGTCTGGGCATTGATCGACTTTGGCGGCACTGAGCATGAACGTGGACTGTTGGCACAGGCCGAGGATGGGATTCTTGAGTTGCATGGGATTTCCGATGTGGGCGGCGCCGGGATTGGGCGCGGAACGCGGTGTCGCTTCCGTTTCAGTGACGCCAGTATATAATGCCGCAGATTTTGTGTGTGCTTTGTCCCAGCGAAGGATGAAGTTCACGAGAGCGACAGACTTTGATTGCGCATTAGAACGCAGAACGCTCTCAACCCTGAAAAGGTCGTTTTATGACGAAATGGCTGCTGGCTGCCGGAGTCTTGATGCCGCTTTACAGCGCACAGGCTACACAGGATCCGGAAGCTGTGTACAACCGTGTTTGTGGTGCCTGTCATTCCGGCCAACTACCCATGGCGCCCGCAAGAGGCGATCAGGAAGCTTGGACGCCGAGGTTGGCGAAAGGTATGGGGACGCTGGTGCAACACGTGACCCAGGGTTTCAAGGCGATGCCGCCGCGTGGTTTGTGCATGGACTGCAGTGCCGAGGATTACCAGGCCATCATCCTGTGGATGAGCGAGAGTAAGCCCGGTCCATAACTTAACCCTTAGCCGTAGTTGGATTAGCTGATGAACAAATTGATCGTGAGTCTGCTGTTGACCGTGGGAATTTCAGGTGTCGCCCATGCTGCCGGCGATGCCGCAGCAGGCCAGGCCAAAGCTGCCGTGTGCGGAGCCTGTCACGGCCCGGACGGCAACAGCATGGCGCCAAACTTTCCGAAACTGGCAGGTCAAGGTGAACGCTACCTCGACAAGCAATTGCACGACATCAAGTCGGGCAAGCGCGTGGTGCTGGAAATGACCGGGCTGCTGACCAACCTGAACGATCAGGATCTGGCCGACATCGCTGCGTACTTCGCCAGCCAGAAAGGCAGCGTCGGCGCCGCCGATCCGAAGATCGTCGCTCGCGGTGAAGCGCTGTTCCGTGGCGGCAACCTGGAAAAAGGTCTGCCAGCCTGCACCGGCTGCCATTCGCCGAACGGCGCCGGCAATGCCGCCGCAGGCTTCCCGCACCTGGGTGGCCAGCACGCTCAATACATTGCCAAGCAGCTGACCGATTTCCGCAAGGAAGCCGACGGTCGCGCCAACGACGGCGACGCAATGACCATGCGCACCATCGCACGCAAGCTGAGCGACGAAGACATCGCTGCGGTTTCCAGCTACATACAAGGCCTGCACTGAGGCCCTGATTCGAGTGTTGCATGAGGCGCGTAACGCCGGCCACGTTAACGCTCGATTAATCCTTCGCAGCAAGTATAAAAAGGGTGGCTTTGGCCGCCCTTTTTTGTGGCCGCTGCCGTTACACTACAGCACTCATGCCCGCCAGGATCTGTGTCGCAACAGGTCGAGCGAGGCGACCCAAATTGTTCAGGAGTAAAGCATGCGTAATCTGATCATCAGCGCCGCCCTCGTCGCTGCCAGCCTGTTCGGCGTCACCGCCCAGGCCGCTGAAGCCCCTGCCGCCCCTTACGTCGAACTGGCCAATCCGGTGCCGGTGGCAAAGCCTGGCAAGATCGAAGTGGTCGAGCTGTTCTGGTACGGCTGCCCGCATTGCTACGCTTTTGAGCCAGTGATCAATCCATGGGTTGAAAAACTGCCGTCCGACGTCAACTTCGTGCGCATTCCCGCCATGTTCGGCGGCCCATGGGACGCTCACGGCCAGATGTTCCTGACTCTGGAAGCCATGGGTGTCGAGCACCAGGTGCACAACGCCGTGTTCAACGCGATCCAGAAAGAACACAAGAAGCTCACCGACAAGAACGACATGGCTGACTTCCTCGCCACTCAAGGCGTGGACAAGGACAAGTTCCTCGCCACCTTCGACTCGTTCGCTATCAAAGGCCAGATCGTCAAGGCCCGTGAGCTGGCGAAGAAGTACGAAATCACTGGCGTGCCAACCATGATCGTCAACGGTAAATACCGCTTCGACATCGGCTCTGCCGGTGGTGCCGAGCAAGCATTGAAGCTGGCTGACGATCTGGTCGCCAAAGAGCGAGCGGCTAATAAGGCTGCTGCCAACTAAGCGCGGCATTCGCCATGCGCCGCTGGAAGTCCGAACGCATCGTTGGCCTGCATGATCCGCGGGTCAACGAGCATCATCTGGCGTCTACGGGCCTGCCCGCAGACCAGCGTCTGCGCTTGCTCAGCTTCAATATTCAGGTCGGCATCAGCACTGAGCGCTATCGGCATTACCTGACCCGCAGCTGGCAGCATCTGCTGCCGCACACCGGGCGTTCCGGCAATCTGCAAAAGATCGGTGACCTGCTCGGCGACTTCGATCTGGTCGCGCTGCAGGAAGCCGATGGCGGCAGCCTGCGCTCGGGCTACGTCAATCAGGTCGAACATCTGGCCCACCTCGGCGCCTTTCCCTACTGGTATCAACAACTCAATCGCAACCTCGGTCGACTGGCCCAGCACAGCAATGGCGTGCTCAGTCGCCTGAAGCCGTGGGCGATCGAGGATCACCCGCTGCCCGGCCCGAAAGGTCGCGGCGCGATCCTGCTGCGTTTCGGCGAAGGTCCGGAGGCACTGGTGGTGGTGATGATGCACCTAGCCCTCGGCGCGCGGACGCGCAGCCTGCAACTGGCCTACATTCGTGATTTGATCAGCGGTTACAAGCATCAGGTGCTGATGGGCGACATGAATACCCATGCCAGCGACCTGCTCGAACACTCGCCGTTACGCGATCTCGGCCTGCTGGCCCCGCAGGTGGAAGCGACCTTCCCCAGCTGGCGCCCACAGCGTTGCCTTGATCATATTCTGCTCAGCCCGACCCTGACCCTGGAAAAGGTCGAGGTGCTGGCCCAGCCCATTTCCGATCACCTGCCGGTCGCGGTGGAAATTCGTCTGCCGGGTTCGCTCACGGCCGACGCATTGCCCGCGTTGAGCCCTGCCCCTCGCGGAACCTGTGAATGAGCGACGACGCCCAGCGCTGGAAAGAGAAGTACCTCAAGAGCATCGAACAGCAGGACAAGCTCGAACGCCGCTGGGCCGCGCGACTCGACCTGCTGCGACGCGGTCTGGTGCGCAGCACGCTGGCGGCCGAAGGCACCGACAAGGCTGTCGATCAGTGCATGAAAGAAATGCGCGAAGTCGTGCGTACCGATGACATGGACGCCGGCCTCGCCGCCCTGCTGCCGCGTCTGGAAAAAGCCGTGCTCGACTCCGAGCAGCGCCGTGAAACGCGCATCGATCAGGTCAGCACCGCGCTCACCGCGCTGGTCACCCAGTTGCAGGCTTTGCCATTGCCGCGCGAAGTCGCGCAACCGCTGAAGAAATTCGCCAAGCAACTGGACAGCCGCGTCGGTCAGGCACGGGAAATGCCGCTGCTGTTGAGCGAACTCAGTGGCTTGCAGGGCAAGGCCTTGAGTCAGTTGGAAACGCCAGCCGAGCCTGGCCGGCCGGGGCTGTTGCAGCGTTTGTTTGGCAGCCGTGACGGTGAGGAAGCCGCTGCACCGGCGGCCGACATACCTGCGACACCAGTGCCGCAGCCGGTCGAAGCCCGACAATCTGAACCGGAGCCTGCGCAATCGGCACCGGCGGCCCACGCTGAGCCAGCGATCGCAGCGCCCGAGACCGTCATCGAGGCGCCTGTCCAGACGCCGCCTGATGAGCCGCAAGTCGTTGCGTTCGCTGCGCCTGTGGTCGCCGTTGAAGCCGAGCCAACGCAGGTTGAGCCAGCCGCTGACACCGAGATAACCGTCGCTGCGCAAGCAACCGAAGCACTCAACCCCGACGAACT
Coding sequences within:
- a CDS encoding c-type cytochrome — its product is MNKLIVSLLLTVGISGVAHAAGDAAAGQAKAAVCGACHGPDGNSMAPNFPKLAGQGERYLDKQLHDIKSGKRVVLEMTGLLTNLNDQDLADIAAYFASQKGSVGAADPKIVARGEALFRGGNLEKGLPACTGCHSPNGAGNAAAGFPHLGGQHAQYIAKQLTDFRKEADGRANDGDAMTMRTIARKLSDEDIAAVSSYIQGLH
- a CDS encoding endonuclease/exonuclease/phosphatase family protein, with translation MRRWKSERIVGLHDPRVNEHHLASTGLPADQRLRLLSFNIQVGISTERYRHYLTRSWQHLLPHTGRSGNLQKIGDLLGDFDLVALQEADGGSLRSGYVNQVEHLAHLGAFPYWYQQLNRNLGRLAQHSNGVLSRLKPWAIEDHPLPGPKGRGAILLRFGEGPEALVVVMMHLALGARTRSLQLAYIRDLISGYKHQVLMGDMNTHASDLLEHSPLRDLGLLAPQVEATFPSWRPQRCLDHILLSPTLTLEKVEVLAQPISDHLPVAVEIRLPGSLTADALPALSPAPRGTCE
- the polA gene encoding DNA polymerase I; translation: MSQAPLVLVDGSSYLYRAFHALPPLTTSKGLPTGAVKGVLNMLKSLRKQYPDSPFAVVFDAKGGTFRDEMYAEYKANRPSMPDDMRVQIEPLHQSVIALGFPLLCVDGVEADDVIGTLARSSAAADRPVIISTGDKDMAQLVDGHITLVNTMSGSSMDVEGVKEKFGVAPEQIIDYLALMGDSSDNIPGVPGIGPKTASGLLVGVNGGLTELYANLDIVPTLPIRGAKTLPAKLEEHREMAFLSYQLATIKVDVPLDIGLDDLQMGQEDPAKLYELYTLLEFKSWLNDLDRDAKRQELSAAAEPAPAHDLFSAPQAEAPAAPAEAAYETILDQARFDVWLEKLRNAKLIAFDTETTGIDAQRAQLVGLSFAVQANEAAYIPLTHSYIGVPEQLDRDSVLRALKPILEDPSKLKVGQHAKFDMNILANCAIGGDQSEGISVRGIAFDTMLESYVLNSTATRHDMDSLAQKYLDHTTVSFQDIAGKGAKQLTFDQIALEQAGPYAAEDADITLRLHQTLFDKLSAIPSLASVLTDIEIPLVPVLARIERQGAFVDAELLGIQSIELGNKMVALEREAFEIAGEEFNLGSPKQLGVILYEKLGLPVLKKTAKGQPSTAEEVLAKLAEDDHRLPKVLMEHRSMSKLKSTYTDRLPEQINPRTGRIHTSYHQAVASTGRLSSSDPNLQNIPVRTAEGRRIRQAFVAPKGYKLLAADYSQIELRIMAHLSRDEGLMNAFRNNLDVHTATAAEVFKVELDQVTSDQRRSAKAINFGLIYGMGAQKLGKDIGVDTKTAKAYIDTYFARYPGVREYMERTRAQAADQGYVETFFGRRLYLPEINSNKPQERAAAERTAINAPMQGTAADIIKKAMVAVDHWLATSGLDARVILQVHDELVLEVREDLVEQVSAEIRTHMSEAAKLDVPLLVEVGVGNNWDEAH
- a CDS encoding c-type cytochrome, whose protein sequence is MTKWLLAAGVLMPLYSAQATQDPEAVYNRVCGACHSGQLPMAPARGDQEAWTPRLAKGMGTLVQHVTQGFKAMPPRGLCMDCSAEDYQAIILWMSESKPGP
- a CDS encoding thiol:disulfide interchange protein DsbA/DsbL, with amino-acid sequence MRNLIISAALVAASLFGVTAQAAEAPAAPYVELANPVPVAKPGKIEVVELFWYGCPHCYAFEPVINPWVEKLPSDVNFVRIPAMFGGPWDAHGQMFLTLEAMGVEHQVHNAVFNAIQKEHKKLTDKNDMADFLATQGVDKDKFLATFDSFAIKGQIVKARELAKKYEITGVPTMIVNGKYRFDIGSAGGAEQALKLADDLVAKERAANKAAAN
- the yihA gene encoding ribosome biogenesis GTP-binding protein YihA/YsxC, encoding MQLKNPILGLCQQSTFMLSAAKVDQCPDDEGFEVAFAGRSNAGKSSALNTLTHASLARTSKTPGRTQLLNFFKLDDDRRLVDLPGYGYAKVPIPLKQHWQRHLEAYLGGRESLKGLILMMDIRHPMTDFDLLMLDWAVAAGMPMHILLTKADKLTYGAAKNTLLKVQSEIRKGWGDSITIQLFSAPKRMGLEEAYTVLADWMELADKGAEAAAE